One Setaria viridis chromosome 5, Setaria_viridis_v4.0, whole genome shotgun sequence genomic region harbors:
- the LOC117856516 gene encoding uncharacterized protein codes for MAAVKHVANMVEALVCLGAKGVRSNHRAQESWHPPEEGWVKVNSDGTFEVRTRNGSGVAVVRDHLGQVQAAQARWQGQVDDALMVEALAARDGLELAHELGYTQVILEMDNSTLVNALKVTMADRSRIAGLWHDIRELDLFLHFKCVGFDWRRIT; via the coding sequence ATGGCGGCGGTGAAGCATGTTGCAAATATGGTGGAGGCCCTTGTGTGCCTGGGAGCAAAGGGAGTGCGGAGTAACCACAGAGCACAGGAGAGCTGGCACCCACCTGAGGAAGGTTGGGTGAAGGTTAATTCAGATGGCACCTTTGAGGTCCGGACACGGAATGGATCGGGAGTAGCAGTTGTGCGTGATCATCTTGGCCAGGTGCAGGCAGCACAAGCGCGTTGGCAGGGGCAAGTGGATGACGCCCTGATGGTGGAGGCATTGGCGGCACGGGACGGACTGGAGCTCGCGCATGAACTGGGTTACACGCAGGTGATCCTGGAGATGGATAACTCCACGCTGGTGAATGCACTAAAGGTGACGATGGCGGACAGGTCGCGGATTGCTGGTCTTTGGCATGACATTAGAGAGCTagatctttttcttcatttcaAGTGCGTTGGGTTCGACTGGAGGCGAATCACCTAG
- the LOC117855178 gene encoding uncharacterized protein has product MGNCCFKLQRAAVWADGDEWEEEFAAESKSAKSAAAEAIKMDHRVEVKIRVTKRQLQELLEKAGGARRGCDGKAKAAQQQAESVLAELMTSGRVCYQQQHEEMRGHWRPALYSIPEAAAEES; this is encoded by the coding sequence ATGGGGAACTGCTGCTTCAAGCTGCAGCGCGCGGCGGTGTGGGCGGACGGCGACGAGTGGGAGGAGGAGTTTGCGGCGGAGAGCAAGTCGGCgaagtccgccgccgccgaggcgatAAAGATGGACCACCGGGTGGAGGTGAAGATCAGGGTGACGAAGCGGCAGCTGCAGGAGCTGCTGGAgaaggccggcggcgcccgccggGGGTGCGACGGCAAGGCCaaggcggcgcagcagcaggcggAGTCCGTGCTGGCGGAGCTGATGACCTCCGGCAGGGTGTGctaccagcagcagcacgaggAGATGCGGGGGCACTGGAGGCCCGCCCTCTACAGCATaccggaggccgccgccgaggagtcATGA